A window of Eubacteriaceae bacterium ES3 contains these coding sequences:
- a CDS encoding permease — translation MKNEKEIVLTLLKNKVFYIALVMLATLFILDALGIKIGVAAVNSEAGLGLSALSSAGFQFVSMLKIVPPIFLMIGLLDIWVPKETMIRFMGEKSGVVGILVAFFIGAMSAGPLVAAFPVAQIMLKKGARYSNVLFFLSIWASAKLPILFFQATALGVSYTVITNITLITVYLVGTLIIERMLSAQDKDYIYSLAEQGL, via the coding sequence ATGAAAAACGAAAAAGAAATTGTGTTAACATTATTAAAAAACAAAGTGTTTTATATCGCTCTGGTCATGCTGGCTACCTTGTTTATCCTTGATGCTCTGGGAATTAAGATTGGAGTAGCGGCTGTCAATTCTGAGGCTGGCTTGGGATTATCAGCACTTTCCTCTGCCGGTTTTCAATTTGTTTCAATGTTAAAAATCGTCCCGCCAATCTTTTTGATGATTGGTCTTCTGGATATTTGGGTGCCCAAAGAAACGATGATTCGCTTTATGGGCGAAAAATCTGGAGTCGTGGGAATTTTGGTGGCCTTTTTCATCGGTGCCATGTCGGCAGGACCATTGGTTGCTGCTTTTCCGGTCGCTCAAATTATGCTTAAAAAGGGTGCCCGATATTCCAATGTCCTGTTTTTCTTAAGCATCTGGGCGAGTGCCAAATTGCCGATACTTTTCTTTCAGGCGACAGCCCTGGGGGTTTCTTATACAGTGATTACTAATATCACTTTAATTACAGTTTATCTGGTGGGAACGTTGATTATCGAAAGAATGCTGAGTGCTCAGGATAAGGATTACATCTATAGTCTGGCTGAGCAAGGATTGTGA
- a CDS encoding P-II family nitrogen regulator gives MKKLEIVIKPEKLEELKEILNTCDVQGLMITNVMGYGNQKGFQKSYRGTAYTVNFLPKMKVETITDAETAELIIKIVTERLCVGSEDEIGGGKIFVYNVEDVVRIRTGERGSDAI, from the coding sequence ATGAAAAAGCTTGAAATTGTTATTAAACCGGAAAAGCTAGAAGAATTGAAAGAAATCCTGAACACTTGTGATGTACAGGGGCTGATGATCACCAATGTAATGGGATATGGTAATCAGAAAGGTTTCCAGAAATCCTATCGTGGTACTGCTTACACGGTCAATTTTCTGCCGAAAATGAAGGTTGAAACTATTACTGATGCTGAAACAGCTGAACTTATTATTAAAATTGTAACTGAACGTCTTTGTGTCGGTTCAGAAGATGAAATCGGCGGTGGTAAAATCTTTGTTTACAACGTGGAAGATGTTGTCCGAATTCGTACCGGAGAACGTGGTTCTGATGCTATTTAA
- a CDS encoding NAD(P)H-dependent oxidoreductase, whose translation MKKIRILAIVGSLRKDSMNRQLALAAKDLIGDEVEFDLLEYGDLPYMNQDIEFPVPPEVKRVREAVKAADGIWFFTPEYNHSVPGVLKNLIDWLSRRVSETEGQVLSKKPAAISGITNGMSGTGIAQDHLVTLISLLNMKVMNFPRLTIPKGGEQLNSEGKLVLVESKPFLEKQTVAFLKFIEKQVQA comes from the coding sequence ATGAAGAAAATAAGAATTCTGGCTATTGTCGGATCACTGAGAAAAGATTCAATGAATCGCCAGCTGGCTTTAGCGGCCAAAGATTTAATCGGTGATGAAGTGGAGTTTGACCTACTTGAGTATGGAGATCTGCCTTATATGAATCAGGACATTGAATTTCCGGTTCCCCCGGAAGTAAAGCGGGTTCGCGAGGCGGTAAAAGCGGCTGATGGGATCTGGTTTTTCACGCCTGAATACAATCATTCGGTTCCCGGCGTTCTAAAAAATCTGATTGACTGGTTGTCCCGCCGGGTCAGTGAGACTGAGGGGCAAGTGCTTTCCAAAAAGCCGGCGGCCATCAGTGGGATCACTAATGGGATGTCAGGTACAGGGATTGCGCAGGATCATCTGGTGACTTTAATTAGTCTTTTGAATATGAAGGTGATGAATTTCCCGAGACTTACGATTCCAAAAGGCGGAGAACAGTTGAATAGTGAAGGGAAACTGGTGCTTGTTGAAAGTAAGCCTTTTCTGGAAAAACAGACGGTGGCCTTTTTAAAATTTATTGAAAAACAGGTTCAAGCATAA
- a CDS encoding glutamine synthetase family protein, which yields MDLEKDVLDAFDYIQENDVKFIRLQFCDLLGQNRNVAITAKQMERVIYGGMPFDGSLVPGLTAAGDSDLVLVPDMSTIQLLPWRPQRGKVARIICDIKYPDGRMYESDSRQILKKSLKKAEQAGYDFYIGTGCEFYLFKLNEEGNPTTEPTDQAGYFDLAPYDRGENTRREICLTLEDMGFEIESSRHEKGPGQHEIDFEYDTALCSADKLMTFRTVVKTISQRNGIHASFLPKPIMDEPGSGMHLNVFLEKNGDNLFQMEEGKLCQTAQSFVAGVLAHIKGITAVANPLVNSYKRLIGGQEAPRFVSFGYGNQLPLIKIPAEIFGHCRFELRSPDPTCNPYLIFALVLEAGLEGIEKQMVLEESLMIANDMDYESQLEELPMTLMDALREMEKDPLIEAVLGSELKQKYIDLKKVEWNEYTKTVHPWEIDHYLSVY from the coding sequence ATGGATCTGGAAAAAGATGTACTGGACGCGTTTGACTATATTCAGGAAAATGATGTAAAGTTTATTAGACTGCAGTTTTGTGATCTTTTGGGACAGAACCGTAATGTGGCAATTACTGCCAAACAGATGGAACGGGTTATTTATGGAGGAATGCCTTTTGACGGATCACTGGTACCGGGTTTAACCGCTGCCGGAGATTCAGACCTGGTGCTGGTCCCTGATATGTCGACCATTCAGCTTTTGCCCTGGCGTCCGCAGCGGGGGAAAGTGGCACGGATAATTTGTGATATCAAGTATCCGGATGGAAGGATGTATGAAAGTGACAGCCGTCAGATTTTAAAGAAATCCCTGAAAAAAGCTGAGCAGGCTGGATATGATTTTTATATTGGTACCGGGTGTGAATTTTATCTGTTTAAATTGAATGAAGAAGGCAATCCGACAACTGAACCGACTGATCAGGCAGGCTACTTTGACCTGGCACCTTATGACCGAGGAGAAAATACTCGCCGTGAAATTTGCCTGACCCTTGAAGATATGGGCTTTGAAATTGAAAGTTCCCGTCATGAAAAAGGACCGGGCCAGCATGAAATTGATTTTGAATACGATACGGCTTTATGCTCAGCAGATAAATTAATGACCTTTCGTACCGTAGTTAAAACGATCTCCCAGCGTAATGGTATCCATGCATCATTCTTACCCAAGCCGATTATGGATGAGCCGGGAAGTGGTATGCATCTGAATGTTTTTCTGGAAAAAAATGGAGATAATCTGTTCCAGATGGAAGAAGGCAAGCTCTGCCAGACTGCCCAGTCTTTTGTTGCCGGTGTGCTGGCGCATATCAAAGGGATTACGGCTGTAGCCAATCCTCTGGTCAACAGTTATAAACGGTTGATAGGCGGCCAGGAAGCACCGCGATTTGTAAGTTTTGGCTATGGCAATCAGTTGCCGCTAATTAAGATTCCGGCAGAAATTTTTGGTCACTGTCGCTTTGAGTTAAGAAGTCCTGATCCAACCTGTAATCCCTATCTGATTTTTGCCCTGGTCCTTGAAGCCGGTCTTGAAGGGATAGAAAAGCAAATGGTTCTGGAGGAATCACTAATGATTGCCAACGATATGGATTATGAGTCACAGCTTGAAGAACTGCCAATGACTTTAATGGATGCTCTTCGGGAAATGGAAAAAGATCCTTTGATTGAAGCGGTACTCGGAAGTGAGCTTAAACAAAAATATATTGATCTAAAAAAAGTCGAATGGAATGAATACACAAAAACCGTTCATCCCTGGGAAATTGATCATTACTTGTCTGTATATTAA
- a CDS encoding ammonium transporter encodes METQLFLDITWVFLASVLVFFMQAGFSMVETGFTRAKNAGNIIMKNFVDFMLGSIMFYAIGFSFMFGPDVGGFIGSAGFFAPEQLEGAGAFDTVTPELFIFFQTVFCATAATIVSGAVAGRTKFSTYCIISAFVSLIIYPVVGHWAWGGGFLGEMGFVDFAGSTVVHSVGGWTGLVGAAMVGPRIGKYNKDGKANAIPGHSLTLGALGVFILWFAWFGFNCGSTLGMTTDIGHIAMTTNLAAAAGGLTTMFLTWMLYKKPDISLTLNGVLGGLVAITAGCLVVTIWGAIAIGIVAGVVITFGIPFLDQKIKIDDPVGAVGVHCMNGVAGTLMVGLFANYLPGTEDAITGLFYGGGVSLLGVQFVGVLAVAAWTLGTAFILFFVLKKTIGLRVEKNVEIEGLDVHEHGIEAYSDFVSRMN; translated from the coding sequence ATGGAAACTCAATTATTTTTAGATATTACCTGGGTATTTTTAGCTTCAGTCCTAGTATTCTTTATGCAGGCAGGATTTTCAATGGTGGAAACCGGTTTTACCAGAGCAAAAAATGCCGGAAACATCATTATGAAGAACTTTGTTGACTTTATGCTTGGTTCAATTATGTTTTATGCGATCGGATTCAGCTTTATGTTTGGTCCTGACGTAGGTGGATTCATCGGTTCTGCCGGCTTCTTTGCTCCTGAGCAGCTGGAAGGCGCTGGTGCTTTTGATACTGTTACACCAGAACTTTTCATCTTTTTCCAAACTGTTTTCTGTGCAACAGCTGCAACCATTGTATCAGGAGCAGTTGCTGGACGTACTAAATTTTCAACCTACTGCATTATTTCCGCTTTTGTCAGCCTGATCATTTATCCAGTCGTTGGCCACTGGGCATGGGGTGGCGGATTCCTTGGTGAAATGGGATTTGTTGATTTCGCCGGTTCTACTGTTGTTCACTCTGTCGGTGGATGGACAGGTTTAGTTGGTGCTGCTATGGTCGGTCCACGTATTGGCAAATACAATAAAGACGGTAAGGCCAATGCTATTCCTGGTCACTCTTTAACACTGGGTGCTCTCGGAGTATTTATTCTCTGGTTTGCATGGTTCGGATTCAACTGTGGTTCTACCCTGGGTATGACAACAGATATCGGTCATATCGCTATGACCACCAACCTGGCTGCTGCTGCAGGTGGACTGACAACAATGTTCTTAACCTGGATGTTATACAAAAAACCGGATATTTCATTAACCTTAAATGGTGTTCTTGGCGGGTTAGTCGCCATCACCGCCGGCTGTCTGGTTGTTACTATCTGGGGCGCCATTGCCATCGGTATCGTTGCCGGTGTGGTTATTACCTTTGGTATTCCTTTCCTTGATCAGAAAATTAAAATCGATGATCCAGTTGGAGCTGTTGGCGTTCACTGTATGAATGGTGTTGCCGGAACATTAATGGTTGGTTTATTTGCAAACTACCTGCCAGGTACTGAAGATGCTATTACTGGCCTCTTCTATGGCGGCGGCGTTTCACTTCTGGGTGTACAGTTTGTTGGTGTACTGGCAGTTGCTGCCTGGACACTTGGTACTGCCTTCATCCTGTTCTTCGTTCTTAAGAAAACTATCGGTCTTCGAGTTGAGAAAAATGTTGAGATTGAAGGTCTTGATGTACACGAACACGGAATTGAAGCTTACTCTGACTTTGTAAGCCGTATGAACTAA
- a CDS encoding ANTAR domain-containing protein has product MSSVLLVCKQKEVIRGLTEILRPLNFELIDSAISASEGRRKLQEIEYDLVIVNTPLGDEFGVDFAMDIMDSFGVGVILIVKGELVEHVEEKLSDTMAFVVQKPVNRQLLTQNIRFVRQSRAKMMKLQNQNEQLKAKIDDLGVVYRGKLCLMENLNMKEEQAHRYIQKKAMDMRISPRKVAEQIIKNYERKR; this is encoded by the coding sequence TTGAGTAGCGTTTTACTGGTGTGTAAACAAAAGGAAGTGATTCGTGGTTTAACGGAAATTTTACGACCGTTAAATTTCGAGCTGATTGATTCAGCTATTTCAGCCAGTGAAGGAAGACGTAAACTTCAGGAAATTGAATACGATCTGGTCATTGTGAATACCCCTTTAGGTGATGAATTTGGTGTGGATTTTGCCATGGATATAATGGATTCCTTTGGTGTAGGTGTGATTCTTATCGTTAAAGGCGAACTGGTGGAACACGTTGAAGAGAAGCTATCGGATACTATGGCTTTTGTGGTGCAAAAGCCGGTGAACCGGCAGCTTCTTACCCAGAATATCCGTTTTGTAAGGCAGTCGCGGGCAAAAATGATGAAGCTTCAGAATCAGAATGAGCAGCTAAAAGCTAAAATTGATGATTTAGGGGTAGTCTATCGCGGAAAGCTTTGTTTAATGGAAAACCTGAATATGAAAGAAGAACAGGCCCATCGATATATTCAGAAAAAAGCAATGGATATGCGAATTTCGCCTCGAAAAGTGGCTGAACAAATCATTAAGAATTATGAACGGAAACGATAA
- a CDS encoding glutamine synthetase III: MPNSVKESVSDLFGSKVFNSSVMRQRLPKQVYKSVLKTINEDLPLDENVADVVATSMMDWAVELGATHFTHWFQPMTGITAEKHDSFISPTPDGKIIMEFSGKELIKGEPDASSFPSGGLRATFEARGYTAWDPTSFAFVKGTTLYIPTVFCSYSGEVLDKKTPLLRSMEALSDQAIRILKLFGKDDVKKVTTTIGAEQEYFLIEREMYKKRKDMILTGRTLFGAKPPKGQEKDDHYFGRIRGRVANYMNELDKELWQLGITSKTRHNEVAPSQHEMAPIFASTNMATDHNQLIMEMMSRVAYRHNLACLLNEKPFEGVNGSGKHNNWSMATDAGENLLDPTDNPADNKQFLLFLCATIEAVYRYSELMRISVASAGNDHRLGANEAPPAIVSVFLGEQLTAVLKSIETGEKISEAKDLVMELGVKTLPNFIVDATDRNRTSPFAFTGNKFEFRMLGSNQSISGPNITLNTIVAEVLSEFADTLEKASDFDTAIDALLKESVDRSKNVVFNGNNYSEEWVEEAARRGLPNLKTTPEALEAFLLDKNVELFGKHGIFTKTEMASRYEILLEEYCMTINIEALTTLDLAKQEIIPAVITYTKELGETMLVKKSCGDGIDVSTEAGLLEKISGLLGEMTKALAGLETALAGVEECDGPQAEAYYFCNTVIPAMNAVREPADSLEMVVAEKYWPFPSYKDILFYV; encoded by the coding sequence GTGCCAAATTCAGTAAAAGAAAGTGTTTCTGATCTGTTTGGATCAAAAGTATTTAATTCAAGTGTAATGCGTCAGCGTTTACCAAAGCAAGTTTACAAATCGGTTTTAAAAACCATTAATGAAGATTTGCCTTTGGATGAAAATGTAGCTGATGTTGTCGCAACATCCATGATGGATTGGGCTGTTGAACTGGGTGCAACTCACTTTACCCACTGGTTCCAGCCAATGACCGGCATCACTGCTGAAAAACACGATTCATTCATCAGCCCAACTCCTGATGGAAAAATCATTATGGAATTTTCCGGAAAAGAACTGATTAAGGGTGAACCTGATGCATCTTCTTTCCCATCAGGCGGACTAAGAGCAACTTTCGAAGCTCGTGGCTATACAGCCTGGGATCCTACCTCTTTTGCATTTGTAAAAGGAACTACGCTTTATATTCCAACTGTTTTCTGTTCTTATTCAGGCGAAGTGCTGGACAAAAAGACACCTCTGCTTCGTTCAATGGAAGCTTTAAGTGATCAGGCTATCCGAATTCTTAAACTGTTCGGAAAAGATGACGTTAAAAAAGTTACCACTACTATCGGTGCAGAACAGGAATATTTCCTAATCGAACGTGAAATGTACAAAAAACGAAAAGATATGATTCTGACCGGACGTACACTTTTCGGTGCTAAACCACCAAAAGGACAGGAAAAAGATGATCATTATTTTGGTCGAATCCGTGGCCGTGTTGCCAACTACATGAATGAACTGGATAAAGAATTATGGCAGTTAGGCATTACTTCTAAAACCAGACATAACGAAGTAGCACCTAGCCAGCACGAAATGGCTCCAATCTTTGCCAGCACCAACATGGCAACAGATCACAACCAGCTGATCATGGAAATGATGTCGCGCGTTGCTTACCGTCATAACCTGGCCTGCCTGTTAAATGAAAAACCATTTGAAGGTGTTAACGGTTCCGGTAAACACAATAACTGGTCAATGGCTACTGACGCTGGTGAAAACCTGTTGGATCCAACTGATAATCCAGCTGATAACAAACAGTTCTTATTATTCCTGTGTGCAACCATCGAAGCTGTTTACCGATACAGTGAACTGATGCGAATCTCTGTTGCCAGCGCTGGAAATGACCACCGACTGGGAGCCAACGAAGCACCACCAGCAATCGTTTCTGTATTCCTGGGCGAACAGTTAACAGCTGTACTTAAATCAATCGAAACTGGTGAAAAAATCTCTGAAGCAAAAGACCTAGTTATGGAACTTGGTGTTAAAACCCTTCCAAACTTCATCGTAGATGCGACAGACCGTAACCGTACTTCACCATTTGCTTTCACCGGCAATAAGTTTGAATTCCGTATGTTAGGTTCTAATCAGTCTATCTCTGGTCCTAACATTACCTTAAATACCATCGTAGCTGAAGTTCTTTCTGAATTTGCTGATACTCTGGAAAAAGCGTCTGATTTCGATACTGCTATCGATGCTCTGCTTAAAGAATCTGTTGATCGCAGCAAAAACGTTGTCTTCAATGGTAACAACTATTCAGAAGAATGGGTTGAAGAAGCTGCCCGACGTGGACTTCCAAACCTGAAAACTACTCCTGAAGCGCTGGAAGCATTCCTGCTTGACAAAAACGTTGAACTGTTTGGCAAACATGGTATCTTCACCAAAACTGAGATGGCTTCCCGATATGAAATCCTGCTTGAAGAATACTGCATGACCATCAACATCGAAGCCCTGACTACTTTAGATTTAGCTAAACAGGAAATTATCCCTGCTGTCATCACTTATACCAAAGAACTGGGTGAAACAATGCTGGTTAAAAAGAGCTGTGGCGATGGCATTGATGTTAGTACTGAAGCTGGCCTGCTGGAAAAAATCTCTGGCCTGTTAGGTGAAATGACTAAAGCACTTGCTGGTCTGGAAACTGCTTTAGCAGGTGTTGAAGAATGTGACGGTCCTCAGGCTGAAGCATACTACTTCTGTAATACAGTTATTCCTGCTATGAATGCTGTTCGTGAACCTGCTGATTCACTGGAAATGGTTGTTGCTGAAAAATACTGGCCATTCCCAAGCTACAAAGACATTTTATTCTATGTTTAA
- a CDS encoding ZIP family metal transporter, producing the protein MNWIEQFGPVEQALMGTLFTWAMTATGAGMVFFFKKINKNVLNGMLGFAAGVMIAASFWSLLAPGIEMAEELGQTAWLTAAIGFLGGGAFLYMVDKLMPHLHLGLDVSQAEGIKTSWQRSVLLVLAITLHNIPEGMAVGVAFGAAAAGGSASTVAGAVALAIGIGLQNLPEGAAVAIPLRREGFSRTKSFVYGQASGIVEPIAGVIGAFAVISMRPVLPYALAFAAGAMIYVVVEELIPEAQREEGGSKTDIATIGCMVGFSVMMILDVALG; encoded by the coding sequence ATCAATTGGATTGAACAGTTTGGACCGGTGGAACAAGCCTTGATGGGGACGTTGTTTACCTGGGCGATGACCGCTACAGGTGCCGGGATGGTATTCTTTTTTAAAAAAATAAATAAAAATGTTTTAAATGGTATGCTGGGATTTGCGGCTGGTGTGATGATTGCCGCCAGCTTCTGGTCACTTTTAGCACCGGGAATAGAAATGGCTGAAGAATTGGGTCAAACGGCCTGGCTAACGGCAGCTATTGGATTTTTGGGCGGCGGCGCATTTTTATATATGGTTGATAAGCTGATGCCCCATCTGCATTTGGGTTTAGATGTTTCGCAGGCCGAAGGAATTAAAACCAGCTGGCAGCGTTCGGTTCTGCTGGTATTGGCCATAACACTACATAACATCCCTGAGGGGATGGCGGTGGGAGTCGCCTTTGGCGCCGCGGCGGCAGGCGGGTCGGCATCAACGGTCGCTGGGGCAGTGGCACTGGCAATCGGGATAGGCTTGCAGAACCTTCCTGAAGGGGCCGCGGTCGCGATTCCCCTTAGACGGGAAGGTTTTAGCCGAACTAAATCTTTTGTCTACGGCCAGGCGTCAGGAATTGTCGAACCCATAGCAGGAGTAATTGGGGCTTTTGCAGTCATTTCAATGCGTCCGGTTTTACCCTATGCCCTGGCTTTTGCTGCCGGTGCCATGATTTATGTTGTCGTAGAAGAACTGATCCCCGAAGCCCAGCGGGAAGAAGGCGGTTCCAAGACGGATATTGCAACGATCGGGTGTATGGTTGGCTTTTCGGTGATGATGATTTTGGATGTGGCACTAGGTTAA
- a CDS encoding permease, with translation MDLSTIIIYGIALVLLVVSLVKDRGKTKKAVKKGWMAFIKILPILIPLFLIVGIVLSIVTPAMIRAVMGEESGFFGVLIGMIVGSVAFMPPFVTFPLGAELLSNGAGYPQVAALMTTLMAVGLVYWSAEIKFFGSKAVVLRNGMAFIASGIVAFVVWMVMV, from the coding sequence ATGGATCTGTCAACAATTATAATTTATGGAATTGCCCTGGTTTTGCTGGTCGTCTCGCTGGTAAAAGACAGAGGCAAGACGAAAAAAGCGGTAAAAAAGGGCTGGATGGCTTTTATAAAAATTCTGCCGATTTTAATTCCCCTGTTTTTAATTGTCGGTATTGTGCTCAGTATTGTAACGCCAGCCATGATTAGGGCGGTGATGGGTGAAGAATCAGGTTTTTTTGGAGTCCTGATCGGCATGATTGTTGGCTCAGTAGCATTTATGCCACCGTTTGTCACTTTTCCCCTGGGTGCTGAACTTTTATCAAATGGAGCGGGCTATCCCCAGGTTGCAGCTCTTATGACAACGTTGATGGCGGTTGGTCTGGTGTACTGGTCGGCTGAGATAAAATTCTTTGGCAGTAAAGCAGTGGTTTTAAGAAATGGTATGGCTTTTATCGCTTCAGGCATAGTTGCTTTTGTCGTATGGATGGTGATGGTATGA